Proteins found in one Dehalococcoidia bacterium genomic segment:
- a CDS encoding ATP-dependent Clp protease proteolytic subunit, whose protein sequence is MPSFSLFDLFWIFIILISLQPLLQRHRLQMQRMRCIRQMERERGSRVITLIHRQETMSFLGFPVMRFIDMDDSEQVLRAIKMTDPQVPIDLVLHTPGGLVLASEQIAYALARRPGKVTVFVPHYAMSGGTLIALAADELVMDENAVLGPVDPQVGQYPAASILQAVQAKDVNELDDQTLILADIARKAMQQMKRTVTELLSERMSPEEAERVATVLTSGTWTHDYPITVSQARELGLNVRTDMPHEVYQLMELYPQAGAGRPSVEYIPVPYQPPTPPGRRPLGRDQR, encoded by the coding sequence ATGCCGAGCTTCAGCCTGTTCGACCTGTTCTGGATCTTCATCATCCTCATCTCTCTCCAGCCCCTCCTCCAGCGCCACCGCCTGCAGATGCAGCGCATGCGCTGCATCCGACAGATGGAGCGAGAGCGGGGCTCCCGCGTCATCACCCTCATCCACCGCCAGGAGACCATGAGCTTCCTGGGCTTTCCGGTGATGCGCTTTATCGATATGGACGACTCGGAGCAAGTGTTGCGGGCCATCAAGATGACGGACCCCCAGGTGCCCATCGACCTGGTGTTGCACACGCCCGGCGGTCTCGTCCTGGCCTCGGAGCAGATCGCCTATGCCCTGGCCAGGCGGCCCGGGAAGGTGACGGTGTTCGTCCCCCACTACGCCATGAGCGGCGGGACCCTCATCGCCCTGGCCGCCGACGAGCTGGTGATGGACGAGAACGCTGTGCTGGGACCGGTGGACCCGCAGGTGGGGCAGTATCCCGCTGCCTCCATCCTCCAGGCAGTTCAGGCGAAAGACGTCAACGAGCTGGACGACCAGACCCTCATCCTGGCCGACATTGCCCGCAAGGCCATGCAGCAGATGAAGCGCACGGTGACGGAGCTACTCTCGGAGCGCATGTCGCCGGAGGAGGCGGAGCGGGTGGCCACTGTCCTCACCTCCGGCACCTGGACCCATGACTATCCCATCACCGTTTCCCAGGCGCGGGAGCTGGGCCTGAACGTGCGGACCGACATGCCTCACGAGGTCTACCAGCTGATGGAGCTGTATCCTCAGGCCGGGGCCGGGCGCCCCTCGGTGGAGTACATACCCGTGCCCTATCAGCCTCCCACTCCCCCGGGCCGCAGGCCCCTGGGCCGCGACCAGCGCTAG
- a CDS encoding DUF1802 family protein: METVKALKEWAVTVKALAEGRQLLVMRKGGIREKRFDVDFESFYLYPTYEHQAPELLKPEFLPNLEETLRAAPPPETLLVPCWAQVTDLYELREEEHVLALSPYHIWADEYLLKRLHWRPKQPLTVMLLRVYRLERPVALPLLPEYVGCFSWVDLPAAALDGLPRHPVLDDAEFAARAAPLRSLLAGMTAPAR; encoded by the coding sequence ATGGAGACGGTGAAGGCCCTCAAGGAGTGGGCAGTGACGGTCAAGGCGCTGGCCGAGGGGCGACAGCTCCTGGTGATGCGCAAGGGAGGCATCCGCGAGAAGCGCTTCGATGTGGACTTCGAGAGCTTCTATCTCTACCCCACCTACGAGCACCAGGCACCCGAGCTGCTGAAGCCCGAGTTTCTGCCCAACCTGGAGGAGACCCTGCGCGCCGCGCCGCCCCCAGAGACCCTGCTGGTTCCCTGCTGGGCGCAGGTGACCGACCTCTACGAGCTGCGGGAGGAGGAGCACGTCCTGGCCCTCTCGCCCTACCACATCTGGGCTGACGAGTACCTGCTCAAGCGCCTGCACTGGCGCCCCAAGCAGCCCCTGACGGTGATGCTGCTTCGCGTCTACCGGCTGGAGCGGCCCGTGGCGCTGCCGCTGCTGCCCGAATACGTGGGCTGCTTCTCCTGGGTGGACCTTCCTGCCGCAGCCCTGGATGGCCTGCCCAGGCACCCCGTGCTGGACGACGCCGAGTTCGCGGCACGGGCCGCCCCTCTGCGGTCTCTGCTGGCAGGAATGACGGCTCCCGCCCGCTAG
- a CDS encoding L-threonylcarbamoyladenylate synthase: MPRPTAGRVLKVDPERPAPEAIAEAARVLRAGGLVAFPTETVYGLGADALSAEAVARIYAAKGRPADNPLIVHVGDPEEVWRVAREVPPLARRLMERFWPGPLTLVLPRSPVVPLATTGGLDTVAVRMPSHPVALALVREAGTPVAAPSANRSGRPSPTRAEHVLEDLGEAVDLVLDGGPCPVGVESTVVDVTGPVPVVLRPGGLPREAIEEALGRSVQVGAGPELARRSPGTRYRHYAPSAPLVIASTNELAAVVSGLLSQGKSVGLLAMHDPGIRHERLRARIVEGGLRAYAHELFDALRALDREGCQVIVAEAVEERGLGLAVMDRLRRAAASR; this comes from the coding sequence ATGCCCCGTCCCACTGCTGGTCGCGTCCTGAAGGTGGACCCGGAACGTCCTGCGCCTGAGGCCATCGCTGAGGCGGCGCGGGTCCTGCGGGCAGGTGGCCTGGTAGCCTTCCCGACCGAGACGGTCTACGGACTGGGGGCCGATGCCCTATCGGCTGAGGCGGTGGCCCGTATCTATGCCGCCAAGGGCCGCCCGGCGGACAACCCTCTCATCGTCCATGTGGGCGATCCGGAGGAGGTCTGGCGGGTGGCGCGGGAGGTGCCGCCCCTGGCCCGGCGTCTGATGGAGCGCTTCTGGCCTGGCCCCCTGACCCTGGTCCTGCCGCGCTCGCCCGTGGTGCCCTTGGCCACCACCGGCGGGCTGGACACGGTGGCGGTGCGCATGCCGTCCCACCCGGTGGCCCTCGCCCTGGTGCGGGAAGCGGGGACCCCCGTGGCTGCACCCTCGGCCAATCGCTCTGGCCGCCCCAGTCCCACCCGTGCCGAGCATGTGTTGGAAGACCTGGGCGAGGCGGTGGACCTGGTGCTGGACGGCGGCCCCTGCCCCGTGGGCGTAGAGTCCACCGTTGTGGATGTGACAGGGCCTGTGCCGGTTGTGCTGCGCCCGGGGGGACTGCCCAGGGAGGCCATCGAGGAGGCGCTGGGGCGGTCGGTGCAGGTGGGGGCAGGGCCCGAGCTCGCCCGTCGCTCCCCAGGCACGCGCTACAGGCACTATGCCCCATCCGCCCCTCTGGTCATCGCCTCGACCAATGAGCTGGCGGCCGTCGTGAGCGGTCTCCTCTCACAGGGCAAGTCCGTGGGCCTGCTGGCCATGCACGACCCCGGCATCCGGCACGAGCGGCTAAGGGCGCGCATCGTCGAGGGTGGCCTGCGGGCCTACGCTCACGAACTGTTCGACGCGTTGCGAGCCCTGGACAGGGAAGGATGCCAGGTCATCGTAGCTGAGGCGGTGGAGGAGCGGGGCCTGGGCCTGGCGGTGATGGACCGCCTGCGCAGGGCGGCTGCCTCTCGATAG
- a CDS encoding DUF4399 domain-containing protein, with product MLRRPLALLALLTAVLALGVAAMACEEEEATPTPGRTPAAGAAATPTPAGPSVEIVSPSAGATLPAGDIRVEVRVSGLQIVEPTLTPVPGQGHVHFYILRPDQQVPTTPGQPAVTAQGTYHATATTTHTWTNVQPGTYKLAVQLVQNNHTPLQPPVVKEITVTVR from the coding sequence ATGCTGCGACGTCCCTTGGCCCTGCTCGCCCTGCTGACGGCTGTCCTGGCCCTGGGCGTGGCCGCCATGGCCTGCGAGGAGGAAGAGGCGACGCCCACGCCGGGACGGACGCCAGCGGCGGGCGCTGCCGCCACGCCGACCCCGGCCGGCCCCTCGGTGGAGATCGTGTCGCCCAGCGCCGGCGCAACCCTGCCGGCAGGCGATATCCGCGTCGAGGTGCGCGTCAGCGGCCTGCAGATAGTGGAGCCGACGCTGACGCCGGTACCCGGCCAGGGACACGTGCACTTCTACATCCTGCGGCCCGACCAGCAGGTGCCGACCACCCCGGGCCAGCCGGCGGTGACGGCCCAGGGCACATATCACGCCACCGCCACCACCACCCACACCTGGACCAACGTCCAGCCCGGCACATACAAGCTGGCCGTACAGCTGGTCCAGAACAACCACACTCCCCTGCAGCCACCGGTGGTGAAGGAGATAACCGTCACCGTTCGCTAG
- a CDS encoding TerC family protein produces MEYPIWLWTAFTVGIIVILAFDLWVIQKEAHAPSFREAALWSVFWIVLALAFGGYIFLHYGTHKGLEYITGYLIEKSLSVDNVFVWMVVFQYFAVPPKYQHRVLFYGVLGAIVMRALFIAAGVTLINLFHWVVFVFGAILIFTGIRLAVRHGEEVHPERNPVVRLARRFLPMTAEYHGQRFFVRQGHMLLATPMLLVLLVVESTDVVFAIDSIPAILAITRDGFIVWTSNVMAILGLRALYFLVVGVLGLFRYLNYGLAAVLVFVGVKMLISEFYKIHVGISLGVVATIIGVAILASVIAERREAQRLAAAGRAADPPGEGTTLH; encoded by the coding sequence ATGGAATATCCCATCTGGCTCTGGACCGCCTTCACCGTCGGCATCATCGTCATCCTCGCCTTCGACCTGTGGGTGATCCAGAAGGAGGCCCATGCCCCCAGCTTTCGCGAGGCGGCCCTCTGGAGCGTCTTCTGGATCGTCCTGGCGCTGGCCTTCGGCGGCTACATTTTCCTCCATTACGGGACCCACAAGGGGCTGGAGTACATCACAGGCTACCTCATCGAAAAGTCCCTCAGCGTGGACAACGTCTTCGTGTGGATGGTGGTGTTCCAGTATTTCGCCGTGCCGCCCAAGTACCAGCACCGGGTGCTCTTCTACGGCGTGCTGGGGGCCATCGTCATGCGGGCGCTGTTCATCGCCGCCGGCGTGACCCTTATCAACCTCTTTCACTGGGTCGTCTTCGTGTTCGGCGCCATCCTCATCTTCACCGGCATCAGGCTGGCGGTGCGCCATGGCGAGGAGGTGCACCCTGAGCGGAACCCCGTGGTGAGGCTGGCACGCCGCTTCCTGCCAATGACGGCCGAGTACCACGGGCAGCGCTTCTTCGTGCGACAGGGCCACATGCTGCTGGCCACCCCCATGCTGCTGGTGCTGCTGGTGGTAGAGAGCACCGACGTGGTCTTCGCCATAGACTCCATCCCCGCCATCCTGGCCATCACCCGCGACGGCTTCATCGTCTGGACGTCCAACGTCATGGCCATACTGGGCTTGCGTGCCCTCTACTTCCTGGTGGTGGGCGTGCTGGGGCTCTTCCGTTACCTGAACTACGGACTGGCGGCGGTGCTGGTGTTCGTGGGCGTCAAGATGCTCATCAGCGAGTTCTACAAGATCCATGTGGGCATCTCCCTGGGGGTGGTGGCCACCATCATCGGCGTCGCCATCCTGGCTTCGGTCATCGCCGAGCGGAGGGAGGCGCAGCGCCTGGCCGCTGCCGGTCGAGCTGCCGACCCGCCCGGCGAGGGCACGACGCTCCATTGA
- a CDS encoding glycosyltransferase → MVAVGRLAEALGLASLGAWSYLLLGRGRFWDAGPRLPEDPPPRRWPRVAVVVPARNEASVLPLTLPTLLSQDYPGEWHLVLVDDASEDDTGDVALRLARQMGAEGRLTVLRGRPVPPGWSGKVWAMAQGVAEAAGLRPDYVLFTDADIAHPPVGMRRLVSLAEARVLDLASVMVLLRADGLWERLLMPAFVYFFAKLYPFRWAADPRRTTAGAAGGCMLVRWSALQRAGGLDAIADAVIDDCSLAAAVKASGGRLWLGLSRDWRSVRGYGGLAGVGRMVARSAYAQLRYSPLFLAGTVAGMGLAYGVPPVLGLWGLARKRRAAAVLGLATWGLMSASYMPMVRWFRLSPLWAPLLPVAAFFYTLFTLDSAWRWHRGHGVEWRGRRAGAFPSPGPTPYSDR, encoded by the coding sequence ATGGTAGCCGTGGGACGCCTTGCCGAAGCACTGGGCCTCGCCTCCCTGGGGGCATGGTCCTATCTGCTGTTGGGCCGGGGGCGCTTCTGGGACGCGGGGCCGCGCCTGCCCGAGGACCCGCCGCCTAGGCGGTGGCCGCGGGTGGCCGTGGTGGTGCCTGCCCGCAACGAGGCCTCTGTCCTCCCCCTAACGCTGCCCACCCTCCTTTCCCAGGACTATCCGGGGGAGTGGCATCTCGTCCTGGTGGACGATGCCAGCGAAGACGATACCGGCGATGTGGCCCTTCGTCTGGCGCGGCAGATGGGGGCGGAGGGACGTCTCACAGTGCTGCGGGGGAGGCCGGTGCCCCCTGGCTGGTCGGGCAAGGTCTGGGCCATGGCCCAGGGGGTGGCAGAGGCTGCAGGTCTGCGACCCGACTACGTCCTCTTCACCGATGCCGACATTGCTCACCCGCCCGTGGGGATGAGGCGACTGGTCTCCCTGGCCGAGGCCCGCGTCCTGGACCTGGCGTCGGTGATGGTCCTGCTGCGGGCCGATGGCCTCTGGGAGCGACTGCTGATGCCAGCTTTCGTCTACTTCTTCGCCAAGCTATATCCCTTCCGCTGGGCGGCCGATCCTCGACGGACCACCGCTGGCGCTGCCGGAGGCTGCATGCTGGTTCGCTGGTCGGCACTTCAGCGGGCAGGAGGTCTGGATGCCATCGCCGACGCTGTGATCGACGACTGTTCCCTGGCTGCTGCCGTCAAGGCCAGCGGCGGGCGGCTGTGGTTGGGCCTGTCGCGGGACTGGCGCAGCGTCCGCGGTTACGGGGGGCTGGCGGGGGTGGGCCGTATGGTGGCCCGGAGCGCCTATGCCCAGCTACGCTACTCTCCCCTGTTTCTAGCGGGCACCGTGGCGGGCATGGGGCTGGCCTACGGAGTTCCGCCTGTCCTGGGCCTGTGGGGCCTGGCCCGGAAGCGAAGGGCTGCGGCCGTCCTGGGCCTGGCGACTTGGGGCCTCATGTCGGCCTCCTATATGCCCATGGTGCGCTGGTTCCGACTCTCGCCCCTGTGGGCGCCTCTGCTGCCCGTGGCCGCCTTTTTCTACACCCTGTTCACGCTGGACTCGGCCTGGCGATGGCACCGGGGGCACGGGGTGGAGTGGCGCGGCCGAAGGGCGGGGGCGTTTCCCTCCCCAGGCCCCACCCCTTATAGTGATAGGTGA